Part of the Flavobacterium sp. MDT1-60 genome, TTAAGTCTAATAAATAAAATAACTTTAAAGCTTCACTTAACTGTGAAGCTTTTTTTATATTTGCTCAAAATATAATAGAGTTATGTTGCAATTAAATATAAAGAACGAAACGTCAAGACTACGTGCCGTAGTTTTGGGTTCTGCCGTTCATAATGGGCCAACTCCATCTTTAGATGAGGCTTATGATCCCAAGTCGTTGGAACATATTAAGGCAGGAACTTATCCTGTTGAAAAGGATATGGTTGCTGAAATGGATGCTTTTAATGCTGTTTTTAAGAAATATGATGTAACCGTTTATCGTCCGGAAATGATTGAAAATTACAATCAAATTTTTGCAAGAGATATAGGTTTTGTTATTGATGATATTTTTATAAAATCGAATATTTTACCTGACAGAGAACGTGAGTTAGATGCAATTCAATATGTTATTGATCAAATAGATTCTTCAAAAGTTGTTCGTCCGCCTGAGGAAGTTCACATTGAAGGAGGGGATGTGATGCTGTGGAATGATTATATATTTATTGGAACTTATAAAGGAAGTGATTATAAAGATTATATCACGGCAAGAACCAATATGCATGGTGTAAACTATATTAAAGAATTATTTCCGAATAAAATTGTCAAAGAATTTGATTTGGTGAAATCCAAATTAGAAGCACGTGATAATGCATTGCACTTAGATTGTTGTTTTCAGCCTGTTGGAAAAGATAAAGGGATAATTTATAAAAGAGGTTTTCGTGAAGAAGCTGATTATTTGTATTTGGTAAATCTTTTTGGTAAGGAAAATCTATTTCACATTGAAAGAAACGAAATGTATCATATGTTTTCGAATGTGTTTTCTATTGATGAAAATGTAGTTGTTTCTGAGAAAAATTTTACTCGTTTAAACAATTGGCTTCGTGCAAATGGATTTACAGTTGAAGAAATTCCGTATGCCGAAATTGCAAAACAAGAAGGATTGTTGAGATGTTCAACTTTACCGTTAATTAGAGACTAAAAAATAGTTTCAGGTTTAAAGTTTCAAGTTTATCACAAAACTTGAAACCTAAAATAAAAAACATGTATAGATTATGAAACAAACAACAAACGCAATCGTAATGATTCGCCCAGTTGCTTTCAGAATGAATGAGCAAACAGCTGTAAATAATTACTATCAAAAAGTATTAGACGGACTTTTGCCAAGTACTGTAAATGCAAAAGCACAACAAGAATTTGATACTTTTGTTGAAAAATTGAGAGCAGTAGGGGTTGATGTGACAGTTATTGAAGATACTTTAGAAACGGATACACCGGATAGTATTTTTCCAAACAACTGGGTATCTTTTCATGAAAATGGAGATGTGGCTCTTTATCCAATGTTTGCTGAAAATCGTCGTCAGGAGCGTCGTGAAGATATCTTGGATACGCTTGAGGAAAAAGGATTTGAGATTGCTAATATAATGGATTATACATCTGCAGAAGACGATGGATATTTTTTAGAAGGAACAGGGAGTTTGCTTTTAGATCGTGCAAATGCAAAAGCATATTGTGCTTTATCGCCACGTGCTGATGAAGAATTGTTTATAGAGTTTTGTGAAGATTTTGATTATGCTCCGGTAATTTTTGAAGCATTTCAAACTGTTGATGGAGAACGTAAGTTAATCTATCATACAAACGTAATGATGTGCTTGGGAGAAACTTTTGCAGTTATCTGTGCAGATTGTATCGATGATAAAAAAGAACGTAAAATGGTTCTGGAAAATCTAAAAGCTGATAAAAAGGAAATTATTCTAATCACAGAAGCTCAGGTAAATAATTTTGCCGGAAATATGTTAGAAATCCGAGGAACGAATGATAAAAAATATATTGTGATGAGTGCGTCGGCACATCAAAGTTTAACTCCAAAACAAATTGCTCAATTAGAAAGCCATGCTGAAATTTTAAGTTCAAGTCTGGATACAATTGAAGCTTGTGGAGGCGGAAGTGCAAGATGTATGATGGCGGAAGTGTTTTTACCAAGAAATTAAAAAGAACTTTTAAGGATAAAAAAGGGATAGAACGTAAGTTTTATCCCTTTTTATTTTGATGTGAAATAAAAAATAATTCACATCAAATTTCCTTTAATAATGTTAATAATAGAACTCACGATATATTGAATTCCGATAGAAATTACAATAAAGCCAACAATTCGTGATATCGCTACGATTCCTGAAGCACCTAGTATTCTTGCTAAATAATGAGCGCTTTTTAAAATAGCAAAAATGGCAATCGCAATTGCCAAAATTGCTAATGAAGAAATAATGATTTCTTCCATTTCATGATGTTCCTGATAAAAAGCTATTAATAAAGATATTGATCCAGGACCAGCAAGCATCGGAATTGCTAATGGAGTTAAAGCAATGTCATTTCGTTGTTGAACTTCGTTTTCAATCTTTTTATTGATTCCGCGTTTTTTATTGAACTTTCCGGAAAGCAATGAAAATCCAGAATTTACAATTACAATTCCGCCGGCAATTCGAAGGGCATCAATACTAATTCCGAAAAATGATAAAACATATTGGCCGATAAAAAAGAAACAATCAAAATGATAAAAACATTTATGGCAGTCCAAAGAGAAATGCGAGAACGTTCTTTTTGAGAGTCATGCTGGGTTAATCCTACAAAAATAGGGACAGTGCCAATTGGGTTTAAAACTGAAAAAAGAGCAGCAAATAAATAAATGAAAAGATCCATAGAGTTTTGGTTAGTAAAGTAAAAATAATCAAATTTTAATTGAACAAAGTAAAATCATATTAGGATATTGTTTTTATTGATTGAATTCTGAATTATAAGATAAACCAAGCTCATTCTTTTTGATTACTTTTGCACTTTAAATTAAAATGATGAAAAATAAAAAAACTTTAGTTCTGGGAGCGACTACAAAACCAGATCGATACGCATATAGAGCCATAAATATGTTAGTTCAGAAAGGGCATACTGTATTAGCAATTGGTCAAAATACTGGAGAGGTTGCCGGTATAAAAATTCAAACGAAAGCAATACCAGTAAAAAATATAGATACTATAACCTTGTATTTAAATCCTGCACGCCAGCGTGATTATTATAATTATATTATCGAAGCACAGCCAAAAAGGGTTGTTTTTAATCCAGGAACAGAAAATCCTGAATTTTACCAATTGTTAGAGCTGAATAATATCAAGGCCGAAGTTGCTTGTACTTTAGTTTTATTGGCTACTAATCAATATTGATTTTTTTAGAAGCTATTCCCGCTATCTGTTTCAAACGAAGTTCACTGAACTCTAAATTAAATGAAAACAAGGTGAAGTAATCTTTTTGTTTTTAAAGGAAAAACAAAAGGATTTCTCCCGAAACTTCGGGACTATAGGGGCTAAAAAGCAACATTAAAGTATTACTTTTGTCTTCATGGAATTTTCATCAAAATTAATAGAAAAAGCAGTTAACGAAATGTCTCAGTTACCCGGAATTGGTAAGCGTACGGCATTGCGATTGGTTCTTCATTTATTAAAACAACCGAAAGAACAAACAGGCTTTTTGTCTCAGGCATTATTAAATATGCGTGAGGATATTAAGTTTTGTGAAAGTTGTCATAATATTTCAGATACAAAAATCTGTGAAATTTGTGCAAATGCAACCAGAAATCATCAGACTATTTGTGTAGTCGAAGATATTCGTGATGTAATGGCTATCGAAAATACAGGACAATATAAAGGCATTTATCATGTGTTGGGTGGTAAGATTTCACCAATTGAAGGCGTAGGTCCAAGTCAATTAAATATTACTAGTTTGGTTGAAAAGGTGAAAGGTGGAAAAGTAATAGAGATTATTTTTGCACTAAGCTCAACAATGGAGGGAGATACGACAAATTTTTATATCTATAAGCAAATTGGTGAGTCGGAGATTATAATCTCAACAATTGCAAGAGGAATAGCTGTTGGTGATGAATTAGAATATGCCGATGAAATTACGCTCGGAAGAAGTATCTTGCATCGTGTTCCATTCGAAAAAACTTTCAAAAATAATTAAATACGATCAAGTAAAGTTAGATTTCCTTCGAATTAAAGGAAAAGCTATATTTGCGATAAATTTTTAATAATGACAAAACAAAGCTTTTATATACTATTACTATTTAGTGCACTATTTACATCCTGTATTCCAGTAAAAGATTTATGGTATTTGCAGGATAAAAACAATTCAGGAGAACAAAATACCGTGTCGGCTGTCGAATCTAAACCTTATAGATTACAGGTAAATGATGTTTTAAGTGTTAATATAAAGGCGATTGATCCTAAATTGGTTTCTATTTTTAATACAACAGAAAGTACAACTACAGGAAAATCAGAATCAGCTTTGTATTTTGATGGATTTACTGTTGATGATCATGGTAATATCAGGATGCCAATTTTAGGAGAAATAAATGTTATAGGATATACTCTGGAAGAAGTTAGACTTATGATCGAGAAAAAATTACTCGAAGAATATTTTAAAAGTGAGGCAAATGTTTTTGTGACAGTAAAACTCGCTGGTTTCAGATATACAATAAATGGTGAAGTTGGAAGTACAGGGACAAAAACATTGTTTCAGCCGCATGTAAATGTTCTGGAAGCCATTGCCAACGCGGGAGATATAACTACTGTAGGTAATAGAAAAGCCGTGATGATAATTCGCCAAACTCCAACTGGGGTTCAAATGAATGAAATTGATCTTACAGATGTTAACGTAATGAAATCGCCATATTATTATTTACAACCCAACGATTATATTTATGTAAAACCGTTAAGACAGAAAACATGGGGAACTGGACAGACTGGTATTCAGTCAATCGGTACTATAATTACCTTATTGTCATTGGCAACAACAGTGTATTTAATTATCAAAAACTAAAGTAAATTCAAAAAATGTTAGATATAAAAGATTTTTCCATTTTTGAAAATCATTCAAATTTTGATTTTAAAGGATTTTTACTAAAAATTCTTAGCTACTGGAAATGGTTTTTAGTTAGTTTGATCATTGCATTTACGATTGCCTATCAGGTAAATATCCGCAAGGAAAAGATCTACGGAATGCAAACGATGATTTCTATTAAAGAGGAAAGCAATCCCTTTTTTACATCTAATACAAGTTTGGTTTTTAATTGGGGAGGGATTTCAGATCAGGTAAACGGAATATCAACCATATTACAATCTAGGTCTCATAATGAATTAGTAGTTAGTAAACTGCAATTTTATATTGATTATCTAACACAGGGAAAATATAATTTGGTAGATTCTTATGGTGGTGTTCCTTTTTATGTAGATATTGACAAATCAAAGGGACAACTTGCAAATACCCTAATAGGAATAAAATTTTTAAGTCCAAATGAATATGAAATCCGAATTCCATTTGAAAACAATTCGGTTTCACTAATTAATTATTCGGATAATTCCTATTCAAATACGGCTGTTCAACCCGCGGAGTTTGTGAAAAAATATAAAGTTGGAGAGCAAGTGTCACTACCTTTCTTAAATTGGAGATTACAGATAAATGATAATCCCGGACTTTATAAAGGAAACGAATACTTTGTAAGATTTAATGATTTTGATAGTACAGTTTCCCGATATAAAGGAATCAATGTTAACGCCGATGATAAAGCTGGTTCAATATTAACCTTAGGAATGCAGGGAACAAATAAAGCCAGAATGGTTGAATATTTGAATTCGACAGTAAAAATGTTAATCAAAATTCAGCTTGACGGTAAAAACCAGTTTGCAACTAATACAATAAGATTCATTGATAGTACTCTTGTTGCTATGGAATCGCAATTGAAACAAAACGGCAACGAGTTAAAGTCTTTTAGAAAAGATAAGAATATCTACGAAATAGAAGGTGGTGGAGCTAAATTTTCTGATAAAATAATGGATTTTGATGTAGAAAGAGATCAGGTTTCCAGAAAAATAGCTTATTACAATTCTTTAAAAATGTATCTGAATAATAGTGTAGATTATTCAAGGTTGCCAGCCCCATCTGTTGCAGGAATTGAAGACCCAAATATCGTGGCAGCTGTCTCAAAACTTATTGCTCTTTCTACTCAAAGATCAGAGATGGCTTATGCTGTAAAAAGTGAAAAGATTTTTAAGGATTTTGATAATCAAATGCAGGCACTTAAAAGTGTTCTGTTAGAAAATATCGCTTCGGCAAAATCATCATTATTATATGATTTGTCATTGGTAAACGCTAAAATTGGTGAAGCAGAAAGTGTTGTAAAACGCCTTCCTGAAGAGCAACAGGAATTGTTAAAGATTAAAAGAAAATATGATTTAAATGATAATATCTATACTGAATTTCTTCAGAAACGAAATGAAGCAGAAATTGTAAAAGCATCTAATTTATCGGATATCCATTTTATCGATCCTGCAAAAGATATTGGAGGAGGATTAATAGGGCCAAAAACTTCGGTAAATTATATTTTAGCTCTCTTCCTTGGTTTGTTAATTCCGTTGTTGTTTGTTTTTGGTATTTTCTTCATTAATGATTCTATTCAGAATACTGATGATATCAGTAAATTAACGCAAATCCCATTAATTGGTGTTGTTGGAGTTAATAAAGATAATGTGAGTTTGGCGGTATTTGATAAGCCAAAATCTGCTCTTTCTGAAGCTTTTAGAACAATTCGTTCATCTTTGCAATTTTTGTATAAAAAACAACAGGTTAGCGGATCAAAGACTTTGATGATAACCTCGTCAATTAGTGGAGAAGGAAAAACATTTTGCTCCATTAATATTGCAACAGTTTTTGCTTTAAGCGAGAAAAAAACAGTGATTATCGGTTTAGATTTAAGAAAACCGAGATTAGCAGATGA contains:
- a CDS encoding polysaccharide biosynthesis tyrosine autokinase, whose product is MLDIKDFSIFENHSNFDFKGFLLKILSYWKWFLVSLIIAFTIAYQVNIRKEKIYGMQTMISIKEESNPFFTSNTSLVFNWGGISDQVNGISTILQSRSHNELVVSKLQFYIDYLTQGKYNLVDSYGGVPFYVDIDKSKGQLANTLIGIKFLSPNEYEIRIPFENNSVSLINYSDNSYSNTAVQPAEFVKKYKVGEQVSLPFLNWRLQINDNPGLYKGNEYFVRFNDFDSTVSRYKGINVNADDKAGSILTLGMQGTNKARMVEYLNSTVKMLIKIQLDGKNQFATNTIRFIDSTLVAMESQLKQNGNELKSFRKDKNIYEIEGGGAKFSDKIMDFDVERDQVSRKIAYYNSLKMYLNNSVDYSRLPAPSVAGIEDPNIVAAVSKLIALSTQRSEMAYAVKSEKIFKDFDNQMQALKSVLLENIASAKSSLLYDLSLVNAKIGEAESVVKRLPEEQQELLKIKRKYDLNDNIYTEFLQKRNEAEIVKASNLSDIHFIDPAKDIGGGLIGPKTSVNYILALFLGLLIPLLFVFGIFFINDSIQNTDDISKLTQIPLIGVVGVNKDNVSLAVFDKPKSALSEAFRTIRSSLQFLYKKQQVSGSKTLMITSSISGEGKTFCSINIATVFALSEKKTVIIGLDLRKPRLADEFNLTTQLGVVNYLIKQNGLSEITNSTQIPNLDVILSGPIPPNPSELILSDAMKELIDELKQKYDYIILDTPPVGLVSDALELAQYADVTLYIVRQNYTKKDMITLLNTRIKRGELNNASIVFNGYENKAKYGSGYGYGYGAYSNGYHDEEEKSHFLKTIFNRFNKK
- the recR gene encoding recombination mediator RecR produces the protein MEFSSKLIEKAVNEMSQLPGIGKRTALRLVLHLLKQPKEQTGFLSQALLNMREDIKFCESCHNISDTKICEICANATRNHQTICVVEDIRDVMAIENTGQYKGIYHVLGGKISPIEGVGPSQLNITSLVEKVKGGKVIEIIFALSSTMEGDTTNFYIYKQIGESEIIISTIARGIAVGDELEYADEITLGRSILHRVPFEKTFKNN
- a CDS encoding dimethylarginine dimethylaminohydrolase family protein — encoded protein: MLQLNIKNETSRLRAVVLGSAVHNGPTPSLDEAYDPKSLEHIKAGTYPVEKDMVAEMDAFNAVFKKYDVTVYRPEMIENYNQIFARDIGFVIDDIFIKSNILPDRERELDAIQYVIDQIDSSKVVRPPEEVHIEGGDVMLWNDYIFIGTYKGSDYKDYITARTNMHGVNYIKELFPNKIVKEFDLVKSKLEARDNALHLDCCFQPVGKDKGIIYKRGFREEADYLYLVNLFGKENLFHIERNEMYHMFSNVFSIDENVVVSEKNFTRLNNWLRANGFTVEEIPYAEIAKQEGLLRCSTLPLIRD
- a CDS encoding CoA-binding protein, with protein sequence MKNKKTLVLGATTKPDRYAYRAINMLVQKGHTVLAIGQNTGEVAGIKIQTKAIPVKNIDTITLYLNPARQRDYYNYIIEAQPKRVVFNPGTENPEFYQLLELNNIKAEVACTLVLLATNQY
- a CDS encoding polysaccharide biosynthesis/export family protein, which translates into the protein MTKQSFYILLLFSALFTSCIPVKDLWYLQDKNNSGEQNTVSAVESKPYRLQVNDVLSVNIKAIDPKLVSIFNTTESTTTGKSESALYFDGFTVDDHGNIRMPILGEINVIGYTLEEVRLMIEKKLLEEYFKSEANVFVTVKLAGFRYTINGEVGSTGTKTLFQPHVNVLEAIANAGDITTVGNRKAVMIIRQTPTGVQMNEIDLTDVNVMKSPYYYLQPNDYIYVKPLRQKTWGTGQTGIQSIGTIITLLSLATTVYLIIKN
- the ctlX gene encoding citrulline utilization hydrolase CtlX, giving the protein MKQTTNAIVMIRPVAFRMNEQTAVNNYYQKVLDGLLPSTVNAKAQQEFDTFVEKLRAVGVDVTVIEDTLETDTPDSIFPNNWVSFHENGDVALYPMFAENRRQERREDILDTLEEKGFEIANIMDYTSAEDDGYFLEGTGSLLLDRANAKAYCALSPRADEELFIEFCEDFDYAPVIFEAFQTVDGERKLIYHTNVMMCLGETFAVICADCIDDKKERKMVLENLKADKKEIILITEAQVNNFAGNMLEIRGTNDKKYIVMSASAHQSLTPKQIAQLESHAEILSSSLDTIEACGGGSARCMMAEVFLPRN